A single genomic interval of Asinibacterium sp. OR53 harbors:
- a CDS encoding carboxypeptidase-like regulatory domain-containing protein, protein MKPILTALLLVLSIAAIAQYSIHGKVVDDKTKKPLEGVSVFLANTTAGTVTNDKGEFQLKYTKPGKCELVVTSLNYENYVEWVQMNQTADPLIVNLKPTVNILKEVVVEPYDQNGWEKWGSSFESYFIGTPQLSKKCILKNPEVVKFRYNSNTNKLRAFSDDKLIFENKDLGYSIIYLLTRFEIDFNTNTFSYGGYPLFKELKPRNAREAVRWNQLRSNVYKGSLRNFVRSLYFNQLTKDGFEVREVKWISDGEKHRVKNVLKQVHDNEGIASSLKTNTDSMDYYVKVKRLADNENKLMLDHVVPRDSIIVTNTNDPNSKTLYFSDYLQVVFLNKRVPLGFAKTLPAYRSNEFIRSEINLRFNNPVFIYPNGNYYNGLDLIIEGYWVWSEKVSTMLPSDYTVSNL, encoded by the coding sequence ATGAAGCCTATACTAACTGCCCTTTTATTGGTTTTGTCGATAGCTGCTATCGCACAATACAGCATTCATGGGAAGGTAGTGGATGATAAAACTAAAAAGCCATTGGAAGGGGTGAGCGTATTTTTAGCCAACACTACAGCAGGCACCGTTACGAATGACAAAGGGGAATTCCAATTGAAGTACACAAAGCCTGGAAAGTGCGAGCTTGTTGTAACATCTTTGAACTACGAAAATTATGTCGAGTGGGTACAAATGAATCAAACAGCCGATCCGTTGATCGTAAATCTTAAACCCACGGTTAATATATTGAAAGAAGTAGTGGTGGAGCCGTATGATCAAAACGGATGGGAAAAATGGGGAAGCAGTTTTGAATCTTATTTCATCGGCACACCTCAATTATCAAAAAAATGCATCTTGAAGAACCCGGAAGTGGTGAAATTCAGGTACAATAGCAATACCAATAAACTAAGGGCATTCAGTGATGACAAGTTGATCTTTGAAAACAAGGATTTGGGATACAGTATCATATACCTGTTGACGAGGTTTGAAATTGATTTTAATACCAATACTTTTTCTTACGGAGGGTATCCTTTATTTAAAGAGTTAAAGCCAAGGAATGCAAGAGAAGCTGTCAGGTGGAACCAATTGCGGAGCAATGTATATAAGGGCTCTTTGCGAAACTTTGTAAGGAGCCTGTATTTTAATCAGTTGACAAAAGATGGATTTGAAGTGAGGGAAGTGAAATGGATCAGTGATGGGGAAAAGCACAGGGTTAAAAATGTACTGAAGCAGGTACATGATAATGAGGGTATAGCTAGCAGTTTGAAAACCAACACAGATTCGATGGACTATTACGTAAAAGTTAAAAGACTGGCTGATAACGAGAATAAGTTAATGCTGGATCATGTTGTACCCCGGGATAGTATCATTGTAACCAATACAAATGATCCGAATTCGAAAACGCTCTATTTCAGTGATTATTTACAGGTTGTTTTTTTGAACAAAAGAGTACCACTCGGATTCGCTAAAACGCTCCCTGCATATAGAAGCAATGAGTTCATCCGGAGTGAAATTAATTTGAGATTCAATAATCCGGTTTTCATATACCCCAATGGTAATTATTATAATGGACTGGATTTAATAATAGAGGGGTATTGGGTATGGTCTGAAAAAGTCTCAACGATGTTGCCGAGTGATTATACTGTAAGCAATTTGTAA
- a CDS encoding creatininase family protein encodes MRNRFFLLLGTLFLLLNGNSVTAQNSLPSRWDELTASDWPRAIEQSARTCILPIGILEKHGPHVPIGSDLIKVREWAARATKKEYAVVFPDYFYGQINEARHQPGTFALPERVVWDMIEASCDEIARNGFNKIVIINGHGGNPDFLRYFIQTRLEKRRNYAVFFFQPSSDSTFSARMAQLHQSDPKNDAHAGERETSELLYLRPDLVKMDSAANESGANQKRLSIPDMYTAIWWYANYPNHYAGEGAKATRQLGELVTEHTITSLARALKAVKADTQTLKLQEEYFDRVKK; translated from the coding sequence ATGCGAAATAGGTTTTTTCTTTTATTGGGTACACTATTCCTGCTGCTTAACGGCAATAGCGTTACAGCACAAAACAGTTTACCGAGCCGATGGGACGAACTGACGGCCAGCGACTGGCCCAGGGCGATAGAGCAATCTGCGCGCACTTGTATATTACCCATTGGTATTCTTGAGAAGCACGGCCCGCACGTGCCCATAGGTTCTGATTTGATAAAAGTGCGGGAATGGGCTGCCAGGGCTACAAAAAAAGAGTATGCCGTGGTATTCCCCGATTATTTCTACGGACAGATCAATGAAGCAAGACACCAGCCAGGCACTTTTGCCCTCCCCGAACGGGTAGTATGGGATATGATTGAAGCCTCCTGTGATGAAATTGCCCGTAATGGGTTCAATAAAATCGTTATCATCAATGGCCATGGTGGCAACCCGGATTTTCTGCGATATTTTATCCAGACGCGGCTGGAGAAGCGGCGTAATTATGCTGTGTTCTTTTTCCAACCTTCATCAGATTCTACTTTTAGCGCCAGGATGGCCCAACTGCACCAGTCCGATCCGAAAAATGATGCCCATGCAGGTGAGCGGGAAACTTCTGAATTGTTATACCTCCGGCCCGACCTCGTAAAAATGGATAGTGCCGCCAACGAATCGGGCGCCAACCAAAAACGTTTATCGATTCCCGATATGTATACAGCCATCTGGTGGTATGCCAATTACCCCAACCATTATGCAGGAGAAGGCGCCAAAGCCACCAGACAGTTGGGAGAACTGGTAACAGAACATACGATTACTTCTTTGGCCAGGGCGCTGAAAGCAGTGAAGGCAGATACACAAACACTGAAACTGCAGGAGGAATATTTTGATAGGGTGAAGAAATAA
- a CDS encoding MBL fold metallo-hydrolase gives MFIKRMKGNHIQLVRHATLIITLGNTKLLIDPMLSAKGAMDPVQNCGNDTRFPMVDLPFDEAALDKKLNEADAVFVTHLHRDHWDAAAQQRINKDKPVFCQPSDLPKIREQGFTNVTPVESTLQFKDIKINRTGGQHGTGEIGHKMGTVSGYVFSHKDTVIYVAGDTVWCEEVQAALHAYKPAVSVLNAGGARFLTGDPITMTPDDIIKVQEAFPATQLVAVHMDTVNHCFIKRTDLKAQLAMKSQSFQLMIPADGETLIIK, from the coding sequence ATGTTTATAAAACGAATGAAAGGCAACCATATCCAACTCGTCAGGCATGCCACGCTCATCATTACATTGGGTAACACAAAGCTATTGATAGACCCAATGTTATCAGCGAAGGGTGCTATGGACCCGGTTCAAAATTGTGGTAATGATACCCGGTTCCCGATGGTTGATTTGCCTTTTGATGAAGCGGCATTGGATAAGAAGCTGAACGAGGCAGATGCAGTGTTTGTTACGCATTTGCACAGGGATCATTGGGATGCAGCAGCCCAGCAACGCATCAATAAAGACAAACCTGTTTTTTGTCAACCCAGCGATCTCCCAAAGATCAGAGAACAAGGATTCACCAATGTAACACCTGTTGAATCAACACTTCAGTTCAAGGATATTAAGATCAACAGAACTGGTGGTCAGCATGGAACAGGAGAGATCGGTCATAAAATGGGTACAGTTTCCGGCTACGTGTTTTCTCATAAGGATACTGTCATATATGTAGCAGGAGATACTGTTTGGTGTGAAGAAGTACAGGCAGCCCTTCATGCGTATAAACCTGCTGTTAGTGTTCTCAACGCAGGAGGAGCCAGGTTCCTGACAGGCGACCCAATCACTATGACGCCTGACGATATCATTAAAGTACAGGAGGCGTTTCCTGCAACACAACTGGTAGCTGTTCATATGGACACGGTGAACCATTGTTTCATCAAAAGAACCGATCTGAAAGCACAGTTGGCCATGAAAAGTCAATCCTTCCAATTGATGATCCCTGCAGATGGTGAGACGTTAATAATAAAATAA
- a CDS encoding carboxypeptidase-like regulatory domain-containing protein: MKTLLIFIPFLIITGSVVAQVSTPENIVLDGKIVEKGTHLPLAYVNIGVLNKPKGTVTDTTGYFSFTINRQDFSDTLQVSIVGYNTLRIPVSHFLVSSKKQIELTVRIEQLAEVTVTNSSVRADSAIIGRQAVSKLVQVSVHHKTSADETIGSEMGMRYKTGRKNAILKNFNFYVSANNFNYIKFRINVYSLKKDVPNTLIYDKQIFAAIENFKTGWTKIDLKKYNIKVDREFVVAIQWIESRMDRKENPVTLLPVAVTPFSKNCYVRIASQDQWKRMGVNLSNFVTIAY; this comes from the coding sequence ATGAAAACTTTACTAATCTTCATTCCCTTTTTAATTATTACCGGATCTGTTGTTGCCCAGGTATCCACGCCGGAAAATATAGTGCTTGATGGAAAAATTGTTGAAAAAGGAACTCATCTGCCTTTAGCCTATGTAAATATTGGGGTTTTGAACAAGCCAAAAGGTACCGTTACAGATACCACGGGGTATTTTTCATTTACTATCAATCGCCAAGATTTTTCCGATACATTACAAGTGAGCATCGTTGGATACAACACGCTACGAATTCCCGTAAGCCATTTTTTAGTTTCTTCCAAAAAACAAATTGAATTAACAGTAAGGATCGAGCAACTTGCTGAAGTAACTGTTACCAATTCTTCGGTAAGAGCTGACTCAGCAATCATTGGCAGGCAGGCTGTTAGCAAACTCGTACAGGTTTCAGTCCATCACAAAACATCGGCAGATGAAACAATAGGATCTGAAATGGGCATGCGTTATAAAACAGGCAGGAAGAATGCTATTCTGAAGAATTTCAACTTTTATGTCTCTGCCAATAACTTCAATTACATCAAGTTCAGGATCAATGTTTACAGTTTGAAAAAAGATGTACCCAACACATTGATCTATGATAAACAAATTTTTGCCGCGATAGAGAATTTTAAAACCGGCTGGACAAAAATTGACCTGAAAAAATACAATATAAAAGTAGACAGAGAATTTGTGGTAGCCATTCAATGGATTGAAAGCAGAATGGACAGGAAAGAAAATCCTGTTACGCTTTTACCTGTTGCAGTGACACCGTTCTCAAAAAATTGCTATGTAAGAATAGCAAGCCAGGATCAGTGGAAAAGGATGGGCGTGAACCTGAGCAATTTTGTAACCATTGCCTATTGA
- a CDS encoding putative quinol monooxygenase, translating to MTINTITHTHRNIRRWYCLLTAVCMLTVFSYTTVSAQKKDRMMRLAKIVVDSTQLENYRAALKEGIEAAVRLEPGVLTLYAVYDKNNPTHVTVLEIYANEEAYKAHLQTAHFKKYKSATQKMVVSLELTDVVPIGLETKPLVP from the coding sequence ATGACAATCAACACCATTACTCATACCCATAGAAACATACGCCGTTGGTACTGTTTACTGACTGCTGTTTGCATGCTCACTGTATTTTCATACACAACCGTTTCTGCACAAAAAAAAGACCGTATGATGCGCCTGGCAAAAATTGTAGTAGACAGTACGCAGTTGGAAAACTACAGAGCGGCCCTCAAAGAAGGCATTGAAGCAGCCGTGCGCCTGGAGCCCGGCGTGCTCACGCTGTATGCAGTGTACGACAAAAACAACCCCACCCATGTAACAGTGCTGGAAATATATGCCAATGAAGAGGCCTACAAAGCACATTTACAAACCGCGCATTTCAAAAAATACAAAAGTGCCACCCAAAAAATGGTGGTGTCTCTCGAACTGACAGATGTGGTTCCTATAGGTCTTGAAACAAAGCCCTTGGTCCCATAA
- a CDS encoding RagB/SusD family nutrient uptake outer membrane protein, which translates to MKKIFIITLAIAVAGASCSKSFFDLKPQGRASVDQLSNKNGVNGLLIGAYSLMDGVGAGNTGRTSAISNYVFGGITSGDAVKGTDAGDQPEQSFIEQYNWLADNSYFLGKWQHAYAGVSRCNEVIQIANSKAVTDMTDAEKTQVVAEARFLRGHYHFEAKKMWNMVPYIDETIYNRDDPNSTKVPNNVDIWPKIEADFDFAAKNLPAVQSQKGRATKWAAEAYLAKAYVFQKKWAQAKVLLLDILQNSGKTLMANYHENYRTITNNNAESIFEVEFSVNDGTTGNNGNQGDNLNWPYSSTAPGRGCCGFYQPSHNLVNAFQTDPVTGLPMIGAAADGTQDTFNKIDLPNDEGIKSSDPFTLDKTIAVDPRLDWTVGRRSVNFLDWGPMPGSSWIRDQNYAGPFTGKKWMYYLAEENSSTHSTNRRSVNNNYRLLKLSHVILWLAECEVELGNLGSAEGYVNMIRTRAKAGSVQDASVSYKVEPYPVGTFVANGADYARNAVRMETRLEFAMEGHRFFDLVRWGIAEKYLNKYVQEESVPGTEPSGRHFNKRTYLSGKVFTSKNNYFPIPQDEILNSQKDGKPTLVQNPGY; encoded by the coding sequence ATGAAAAAAATATTCATCATCACCTTAGCGATTGCAGTAGCAGGTGCTTCCTGCTCCAAGAGCTTCTTCGATCTCAAGCCGCAGGGTCGTGCATCGGTAGACCAGCTGAGCAATAAGAACGGGGTGAACGGTTTGCTCATCGGCGCTTATTCGCTGATGGACGGCGTAGGAGCCGGTAATACGGGGCGTACTTCCGCCATCTCCAATTATGTGTTCGGTGGTATCACCAGCGGTGATGCCGTAAAAGGTACCGATGCAGGTGACCAGCCCGAACAGTCATTCATTGAACAATACAACTGGCTGGCCGACAACTCTTATTTCCTGGGCAAATGGCAGCATGCTTATGCCGGTGTTTCACGTTGTAATGAAGTGATACAGATCGCGAACAGCAAAGCAGTAACAGATATGACCGATGCCGAGAAAACACAGGTGGTTGCCGAAGCGCGCTTCCTGAGAGGGCATTATCATTTTGAAGCCAAGAAAATGTGGAACATGGTTCCCTATATCGATGAAACGATCTACAACAGGGATGATCCCAATTCCACCAAAGTGCCCAACAATGTAGACATCTGGCCCAAGATCGAAGCCGATTTCGATTTTGCTGCCAAGAACCTGCCTGCGGTACAATCGCAGAAAGGCAGGGCTACCAAGTGGGCTGCAGAAGCTTACCTGGCCAAAGCTTATGTGTTCCAGAAAAAATGGGCGCAGGCCAAAGTGTTGTTGTTAGACATTTTACAGAATTCCGGTAAAACGCTCATGGCCAATTACCATGAAAATTACCGCACGATTACCAACAACAACGCCGAATCTATTTTCGAAGTGGAGTTCTCTGTGAACGACGGAACCACCGGCAACAATGGTAACCAGGGCGATAACCTCAACTGGCCTTATTCTTCCACTGCACCGGGAAGGGGTTGTTGCGGTTTTTATCAGCCTTCTCATAACCTGGTGAATGCTTTCCAGACCGACCCCGTTACCGGGTTGCCCATGATCGGCGCTGCTGCCGACGGAACGCAGGATACTTTCAATAAGATCGACCTGCCCAACGACGAGGGCATCAAGAGCAGTGATCCGTTCACACTCGATAAGACGATAGCTGTAGATCCGCGACTCGACTGGACTGTAGGCCGCCGCAGTGTGAACTTCCTCGACTGGGGTCCGATGCCGGGCTCCAGCTGGATCAGGGACCAGAACTATGCCGGTCCTTTTACCGGTAAAAAATGGATGTACTACCTGGCCGAAGAAAACAGCAGTACGCATTCCACCAACCGCCGCAGCGTGAACAATAACTACCGTTTACTGAAACTCTCGCATGTGATCCTCTGGCTGGCTGAGTGTGAAGTGGAGCTGGGCAACCTGGGTTCTGCGGAAGGTTATGTAAACATGATCCGTACTCGTGCCAAAGCAGGTTCTGTGCAGGATGCTAGTGTGAGTTATAAAGTAGAACCTTATCCGGTAGGTACTTTTGTTGCCAACGGTGCCGACTATGCCAGGAATGCCGTGCGCATGGAAACAAGGCTGGAGTTTGCGATGGAAGGCCATCGTTTCTTCGACCTGGTTCGTTGGGGTATTGCAGAGAAATACCTGAATAAATATGTACAGGAAGAATCTGTTCCCGGTACAGAACCTTCGGGCAGGCATTTCAACAAACGCACTTACCTCTCGGGAAAAGTGTTCACTTCCAAGAATAATTATTTCCCTATTCCGCAGGATGAGATCCTGAACTCACAAAAAGATGGTAAGCCAACCCTGGTACAGAATCCGGGATATTGA
- a CDS encoding TonB-dependent receptor, giving the protein MRTRLCIAKMLMVLTLLWGLASTAIAQNRQITGTVTDAKGRALQGVSVSVAGTNTFTTTDANGKFTISLKKPDDQVSFAYVGYVTRKVAPGTQSQLSVVLAEDESQTSEVVVTGYTAQRKKDITGAVTVVNAKQLTSVPAASVTQMLQGRAAGVNVGNDNSPGGGTMVRIRGFGTVNNNSPLYIIDGVPTQGTLNQLNPNDIESMQVLKDASSASIYGARAANGVVIITTKKGKPGESNINFDYYTGSQRPGKMLNLLNTQELGQYLYLADLGAGKNPSVTSPSAQYRFGPNGEETIADYIYPNVFGPLPANYTYTNDINNPQLGKTAFNITKANKDGTDWQNVIFGPATISNYQLGATGGGKSGRYAISGNYFDQKGILKYTKYKRYSVRANTEFTKGVMTFGENLTVSYDERQGIDNNNESNPIMFAIRVHPIIPVFDITGGPPELGGTNTSPYNGFAGSRGSNLGNAPNPFARLYREKDNITKGIHIFGNVFAELQLTKNLKARSSLGVEINQYNRNEYFHRDIEAAEPRNTNSLNVINSVDRSLTWFNTLNYNKAFGDHLLNVLVGTEAVKTYAATTVASRSGFAFDDLDYRYLDAGSASGLSNSGAGATRSALFSQFGKVNYSYKSTYLADFTLRRDGSSRFSESNRYGIFPAFSLGVRLTEFPFMQKLHFVNDLKVRGGWGRTGNQLIPNVYNAYTLYASDPNNNAYDINGTGSSIVGGFSLVQFGNRNGKWETTTSTNVGFDASLLNNQMDVVFDWYTRTTSDMLAQIAMPRTMGTATIPYTNIGEMRNTGFDLGINYKNKIGNFRYQVGASISHYKNEVIKLNNDPNATLFGFSTRLPPISATKRGLPIANFYGYIVDGVIKDDAEAATAPKFGTYTRAGTFKFRDVNGDGVITAADRTILGSPHPDFTYGLNLNFGYKNWDLTVFGQGSQGNKIFNYVRYWTDFNTFQGNRSKDILYNSWKKQGDIAKLPRLNSGDATSQQVSSYFIEDGSYMRIKNIQLTYTIPSSWLKRVGLTSGQIYIQGQNLFTITKYTGLDPDINLRTSGNDNQDIHMGIDEGAYPVAKSYLVGVRIGF; this is encoded by the coding sequence ATGAGAACACGACTCTGCATTGCCAAAATGCTCATGGTGTTAACCTTGCTATGGGGCTTAGCATCCACGGCTATAGCACAGAACCGGCAGATCACCGGTACTGTTACAGACGCCAAAGGACGAGCCCTGCAAGGTGTTTCCGTCTCCGTTGCCGGAACAAACACTTTTACCACAACTGACGCCAACGGAAAATTCACCATCTCTCTTAAAAAGCCCGACGACCAGGTTTCTTTCGCGTATGTAGGCTACGTTACCAGGAAAGTAGCGCCGGGCACGCAATCACAACTATCGGTAGTACTGGCCGAAGATGAAAGCCAGACCAGTGAAGTAGTGGTTACCGGTTACACTGCACAACGTAAAAAAGACATCACGGGTGCGGTAACCGTAGTCAATGCCAAACAGCTCACTTCCGTGCCTGCTGCCTCCGTAACACAGATGTTGCAGGGCCGCGCTGCCGGTGTGAACGTGGGTAACGACAATTCACCGGGCGGCGGTACCATGGTGCGTATCCGTGGTTTCGGTACCGTAAACAACAACAGTCCGCTGTACATTATCGACGGTGTACCTACGCAGGGAACCCTGAACCAGCTCAACCCGAACGACATCGAAAGCATGCAGGTACTGAAAGATGCTTCTTCTGCTTCTATCTATGGCGCCAGGGCCGCGAACGGCGTGGTGATCATCACCACCAAAAAAGGTAAACCAGGTGAATCGAACATCAACTTCGATTATTACACAGGCTCTCAAAGGCCCGGTAAAATGCTCAACCTGCTGAACACGCAGGAACTGGGTCAATACCTCTACCTGGCCGACCTGGGTGCAGGCAAGAACCCATCTGTTACTTCGCCTTCGGCGCAGTATCGTTTCGGTCCGAACGGAGAAGAAACCATTGCCGATTATATTTATCCCAATGTGTTCGGCCCGCTTCCTGCCAATTACACGTACACGAACGACATCAACAACCCACAGTTGGGTAAAACAGCCTTTAACATTACCAAGGCCAACAAAGATGGTACCGACTGGCAGAATGTGATCTTCGGTCCGGCTACCATCTCCAACTACCAGCTAGGCGCTACCGGCGGTGGCAAGAGCGGCCGTTATGCGATCTCCGGTAATTATTTCGATCAGAAAGGTATCCTCAAGTACACCAAGTACAAGCGTTATTCTGTAAGGGCCAACACTGAATTCACCAAGGGCGTGATGACCTTCGGAGAAAACCTTACGGTTTCTTATGATGAAAGACAGGGTATCGACAACAACAACGAGTCGAACCCCATCATGTTCGCTATCCGTGTGCACCCCATCATACCGGTGTTCGATATTACCGGCGGTCCACCCGAGTTGGGCGGAACCAATACCTCTCCTTACAATGGCTTCGCGGGCAGCCGGGGTAGTAACCTGGGTAATGCACCCAACCCCTTTGCACGTTTGTATCGCGAGAAAGATAACATCACCAAGGGCATCCACATTTTCGGTAACGTGTTTGCAGAACTGCAACTCACCAAGAACCTGAAAGCCAGGTCCAGCCTGGGTGTGGAGATCAATCAATACAACCGCAATGAATATTTTCATCGCGATATTGAAGCGGCCGAGCCCCGGAATACCAACAGCCTGAACGTGATCAATTCTGTAGACCGGTCACTCACCTGGTTCAATACATTGAACTATAACAAAGCTTTCGGCGATCACCTGTTGAATGTGCTCGTAGGAACTGAAGCGGTGAAAACCTATGCTGCCACTACCGTTGCCAGCAGGAGCGGTTTTGCATTCGATGACCTCGACTACCGCTACCTCGATGCAGGTTCTGCATCAGGCCTCAGCAACAGCGGTGCAGGCGCTACGCGAAGCGCCCTGTTCTCTCAGTTCGGTAAAGTGAACTATTCTTACAAGAGTACTTACCTCGCCGACTTCACATTACGCCGCGACGGTTCTTCCCGTTTCTCTGAAAGCAACCGTTATGGTATTTTCCCGGCGTTTTCTTTGGGTGTGCGCCTCACCGAGTTTCCCTTCATGCAAAAACTGCATTTCGTGAACGACCTGAAAGTTCGCGGCGGCTGGGGAAGAACCGGAAATCAGCTCATCCCCAATGTGTACAACGCTTATACTTTGTACGCATCCGATCCCAACAACAATGCGTATGATATCAATGGTACCGGATCATCCATCGTGGGTGGTTTCAGCCTGGTACAGTTTGGTAACCGCAATGGCAAGTGGGAAACCACTACTTCCACCAACGTTGGTTTCGATGCGTCGCTGTTGAATAACCAGATGGATGTTGTGTTCGACTGGTACACCCGCACCACCTCCGACATGCTGGCGCAGATTGCTATGCCACGCACCATGGGAACGGCTACCATTCCTTACACCAATATCGGTGAGATGCGCAACACAGGTTTCGACCTGGGTATCAACTACAAGAATAAGATCGGTAATTTCCGTTACCAGGTAGGCGCCAGCATCAGTCATTACAAGAATGAAGTGATTAAACTGAACAATGATCCCAACGCCACACTGTTTGGTTTCAGCACACGTCTCCCGCCCATCTCCGCTACTAAAAGAGGTCTGCCTATTGCCAATTTCTACGGTTATATTGTAGATGGTGTGATCAAAGACGATGCAGAAGCCGCCACTGCACCTAAATTCGGTACCTATACCCGTGCAGGAACCTTTAAGTTCAGGGATGTGAATGGCGATGGTGTGATCACTGCTGCAGACCGTACCATCCTGGGTAGTCCGCATCCTGATTTTACTTATGGCCTGAACCTGAATTTCGGGTATAAGAACTGGGATCTGACTGTATTCGGACAGGGATCGCAGGGCAATAAGATCTTCAACTATGTAAGGTACTGGACCGATTTCAATACGTTCCAGGGTAACCGTTCCAAAGACATCCTGTACAATTCCTGGAAAAAGCAAGGCGATATAGCCAAACTGCCCCGCCTGAATTCAGGAGATGCGACCAGTCAGCAAGTGTCTTCTTATTTTATCGAAGACGGTTCTTACATGCGTATCAAGAATATCCAGCTCACTTATACCATACCTTCTTCCTGGCTGAAGCGGGTGGGTCTTACCAGCGGACAGATCTATATACAGGGTCAGAACCTGTTCACCATCACCAAGTACACAGGACTGGATCCTGATATCAACCTGAGAACTTCCGGAAACGATAACCAGGATATCCATATGGGTATCGATGAAGGCGCTTATCCGGTGGCCAAATCTTACCTGGTAGGTGTGCGTATCGGTTTTTAA
- a CDS encoding acyltransferase family protein: MRTTSRQSYLDWLRLLAIIGVLFFHAAQPFAAESQWHIKNNETSNLYLEFNFWLSRFRMHLLFFISGAVAYFIMQRKSGKQFVGMRFQRLMVPLLFGMLVIVPPQVYMERLTQGFKGNFFDFYPSIFKGIPYPKGNLSWHHLWFILYLFVYDLLAAPLFAWIISPGGKKFAMVTTWLSQNKRMYLLCLPAILVFTSLVLRYPESNDLVNDLAYLPYWFLFMLSGFVCISNPLLMGAIERNRRLSLLVAFLSVVMINYLRWNHLEPSDLWTNWKVQPLTYCYLALYPIIAWSWVLALVGYGKKYLNRPHKALTYINQAVYPFYILHQTVIVILAYYVVQVKDSIEGKYFFIVAVTFGVCGCLFHLLIRPYRVMRFLFGMKGPVEQKKAMTVSGQQPTVMPVLGALG; this comes from the coding sequence ATGCGAACTACTTCCCGCCAGAGTTATTTAGACTGGCTTCGGTTGCTGGCCATCATCGGGGTCCTTTTCTTTCACGCTGCGCAGCCATTCGCTGCCGAAAGCCAGTGGCATATCAAGAACAACGAAACCAGCAACCTCTACCTCGAATTCAATTTCTGGCTGAGCCGGTTTCGCATGCATTTGTTGTTCTTTATTTCCGGTGCCGTTGCTTATTTCATCATGCAGCGCAAAAGCGGGAAACAGTTCGTTGGCATGCGTTTTCAGCGGCTGATGGTGCCATTATTATTCGGCATGCTGGTAATCGTTCCGCCACAGGTATATATGGAAAGGCTCACACAGGGCTTCAAGGGAAATTTCTTTGATTTCTATCCTTCCATTTTCAAAGGCATCCCTTACCCGAAAGGGAACCTCAGTTGGCACCACCTTTGGTTCATCCTGTACCTGTTCGTGTACGACCTGCTGGCAGCGCCACTTTTCGCCTGGATCATATCTCCCGGAGGAAAAAAGTTTGCCATGGTTACCACCTGGTTATCGCAGAACAAAAGAATGTACCTGCTTTGCCTGCCTGCTATATTGGTTTTTACTTCACTTGTGTTGCGATACCCCGAGAGCAATGACCTGGTAAACGACCTGGCCTATTTGCCTTATTGGTTCCTGTTCATGCTTTCCGGTTTTGTTTGCATCAGCAATCCTTTATTGATGGGCGCCATCGAAAGAAACCGACGCCTGTCTTTATTGGTTGCTTTTCTTTCTGTAGTGATGATCAATTACCTGCGATGGAACCACCTGGAACCTTCCGATCTGTGGACAAACTGGAAAGTTCAACCACTGACTTACTGCTACCTCGCATTGTATCCCATCATCGCCTGGTCGTGGGTGCTGGCGCTGGTAGGTTACGGAAAAAAATACCTGAACAGGCCACACAAAGCGCTTACCTATATCAACCAGGCAGTGTATCCTTTTTATATCCTGCACCAGACGGTGATTGTGATACTGGCCTATTATGTGGTTCAGGTGAAAGACTCGATAGAGGGAAAATATTTTTTCATTGTAGCAGTAACATTCGGTGTCTGTGGCTGCCTGTTCCACCTGCTCATCAGGCCTTATCGCGTGATGCGGTTTTTATTTGGGATGAAAGGACCTGTTGAGCAGAAAAAAGCAATGACAGTATCCGGGCAACAACCCACTGTAATGCCGGTACTGGGAGCATTGGGCTGA